In one Parageobacillus genomosp. 1 genomic region, the following are encoded:
- a CDS encoding nucleotide pyrophosphohydrolase, with protein sequence MKHLQQKIIEFRDARNWKQFHTPKDLAISLSLEAGELLENFQWKSSEEAVKTNLENIKDEIADVVIYALLLSHELGIDLEKAVIDKIKKNEQKYPIEKSFGLKKKYTEL encoded by the coding sequence ATGAAACACTTGCAGCAAAAAATCATTGAATTTCGCGATGCACGAAATTGGAAACAGTTTCATACCCCCAAAGACTTAGCGATTTCATTATCCTTGGAAGCAGGAGAGTTGCTGGAAAATTTCCAATGGAAAAGTAGCGAAGAAGCTGTAAAAACAAACTTGGAAAATATAAAAGATGAAATTGCCGATGTGGTTATTTATGCACTCCTGCTTTCACATGAATTAGGAATTGACCTAGAAAAAGCTGTTATCGATAAAATAAAGAAAAATGAACAAAAGTATCCGATTGAGAAATCGTTTGGGTTAAAAAAGAAATACACTGAATTATAA